The sequence GGGAGGTAAAGAAGGCGTGTACGCATGATCTCTCCTTGTGGGAAAATGCACGAAGATGTGACCATTATAACAGTTTCGCTGCGACGGAAAAAATCGATAAAAAGGGTAAAGCAGGAAGTGCCGCATGCAAACGGCGCGGCGGGGGATCAGCGCGGGAATTTCCCGCCCTGCATCTGGCTCATCATGTTCTGCAGGTCCTGCATCCCTTTTTTGCCGGAGAACTTCTTCGCCATCTTCGCGGCATTTTTGAACTGCTTGAGGATGCGGTTGACGTCCATCTGGTCCATCCCCGCCCCTTTGGCCAGACGCTGTTTGCGGCTGTTGTTGAGCAGGTCGGGGTTTTCGCGCTCTTTGTGGGTCATGGAGCTGACCAGTGCCTTGATCTGTTTGAGCTCCTGGGAGTTTTCCAGGTCGAAATCCTTGAGCGCCTTGGACATATCGCCCATCCCGGGGATCATCCCCAGCAGGGATTTCATGGAGCCGAGTTTTTTCATGCTCTCCATCTGCTCGAGAAAGTCGTTGAAATTGAACTGTCCCTTCTTGATCTTCTGGGTCAGCTTCTTCGCCTGTTTCTCATCGATGACGCTCGAAGCCTTCTCCGCCAGCCCCTCGATGTCCCCCAGGCCCATGAGGCGGTTGACGATACGGTCGGGAAGGAAGACCTCCAGGTCCGCCATCTTTTCGCCGGCCCCGATGAAACGCAGCGGCACCTGGACCTGCGAGGCGATGCCGAGGGCGACCCCGCCCTTGGCGTCACCGTCGTACTTGCTCAGGATGACCCCGTCGATACCGATCTGCTCTTTGAAGCTCTGGGCGGTACGGACGGCATCCTGCCCCGTCATGGAGTCGGCGACGTAGAAGATCTCGCTCGGCTTGGCAGCATCACGTACCTGCTTCAGCTCGCTCATCAGTTCTTCGTCGATGGCCAGGCGTCCGGCGGTATCGACGAGGACGACGTCGTACAGGCTGTTTTTCGCTTTGGCCATGGCGGCCGTGACGACCTCCACCGGGTTTTTGGTCGCCTCGTCTTCATAGAGGTCGACGCCGATCTGGGCCGTGATCTGTCGGAGCTGCTCGACGGCGGCCATACGCTGCAGGTCCGCCGCGACGATCAGGACCTTTTTCTTTTTCTGCTCTTTGAGGTAGGTGGCGAGTTTTCCCGTTGTCGTCGTTTTTCCCGACCCCTGGAGGCCCGTCATCAGGATAACGGTAGGAGGGTTGGCGGCGAACACGAACCCCTGGTGCCCCTCGGTTTTCAGCAGGTCATGCAGGGTGAAACGCATCGCATCCAGGAACTGGTCCTTGCCGATGCCGGCTTTCTTCGTATCCAGTTCGACGCGTTCGATGAGCTCTTTAACGACCTTGTGATGGACATCGGCTTTGAGCAGGGCTTTTTTCAGTTCGGCAAGCGCCTTTTTAAGTGCCTTCTCATCGTCGTGGAATCGGATCTTCTTAATGGCGGATGTAAATGAATCCGTCAAGGTATCAAACACGGGTGCTCCTTGTACTCTGCATCGCAACGAATGATGGTGGGTGCAAAATGATGAAGGCGCATTATAGCGAAACACCCTTTGCAGGATGTTTGGTGTGTTGAGAAACAACCCTATATTAAAGTATGACGGCGGTGGTAAAAGTCTTGTCGATATGAGATGGGTTCATACGGGTATCAGATATAGAAGAGTGAAAAGTGTGATTTTATTGTAGAAAAAAACCGTTAAAAGACGTTCAAAAAAAGCCAATATAAGAGAATCTTTTAAAACAAATTTACTCAGCAGCATAAAATACACTAAAAAATAATATAAACAAACATATATAAGAAAAAGTTGTAATTCACCGCCATCGAAAATGGGCATAGTGTGTAAATAGGTAACATGAGGTGAAGGCAATATAACGGTTTCTTCTATAGATGTGGGCTAAGAAAGGGTAGACAATGGCATAATTTTCTTACCACGACTCTAAAGACGATTTGGCATCAGGTTTCAGTCAAATGCAGGCAAATGAGAAAGGGTAAGAGGTGGCATCGGTGAGGGCTGATCGCTGCTGCGTGTTTAACTATTGAAATGACCGAGGCGAACCGACTGGCTTCTGTGCGAGCCCTCCGGTTTTGGGCGGATTGAACCGATCCGTGCTGTGAAATCTGCATAGACTGCTATTGTGCACGACAGACTTCTACATTATATAAGGAAAAAACAATGAAACAATCACTAAATGGCGTACGGGGTATTTTGATGTCAAGTGCTGTGGGGGCAGCACTTCTGTTTTCTGGATGTGGTTCCTCATCTTCAACAACAACGACATCCGGTACCGTAGTCGGTGCAGAACAGGCGACGGCGCTTCTCGGTACGCTTGAGTGTGTGCTCAATACGGCAACCGGTACGCTTACCAATGCGCTGAGCGCAGCAGACCTCAGCCTGCTGACTTCAATCCCGCTCAACCTTACAACGGTTGCCAACGCGATGGTTGAACTCGGTCTGACGACGACGGATGTCACCGTCGGTGCAATGCTTGAGACAAGCGTTTCCCTGAGCCAGGTACTCGATATCATCGGTCTCATCGGCGGTACGCCGGATGTCCTGGCTATCGTTGCTTCCATTAAAGATGCACTGGACCCTGCAACGCTGCTGCAGACGCTGCCGCTGGGTGATCTGCTGACGGTTGCACCGAGCCTGCTGACACAGGTACTGAGCACGGTAACCGATGCGACTGCCGGTGTGGCAGAAACTGGTATCGATGCGCTGACATTCCTGGACGACACGGTTATGGGTGTCGGCTACGATGTCGCTGCCTGTATCCCGCAGCTTGAACCTGTTGTCGCAACGCTTGACTGTGCGACAGACAGCGTACTGGGCGGTGCCGAACTGACAGCTGCCAACCTGAAGACCCTCGCCGTCGCCCTGCCGCTGGGCGATCTGCTTGGTGCCGTTCAGAGCGCAACAGGTCTTCTTGATACTGCGACACTCTCAGACCTTCTTGCCGCTCCGCTGAGCGCAGGCGATCTTCTCGGTATTCTCGGTACGCTGGCATCAGGCGATCCGGCTGCTGTCCTGTCAACACTGACAGGCGCTCTCGATCCGTCCCAGCTGACAAACCTGCTGAGCCTCGGTGACCTTATCACCGTACCGCAGGAACTGCTCGGCACGACACTCGGCAGCCTGCCGGCAACCCTGCTGACAACGACAACAGGTCTGCTCGGTACGGTTGAAGGTCTGCTCGCCCAGGTCGCTGGCGACCTCACATCCTGTCTTGATCCGAACCTCCTGGTCGGCTCCCTGACAAGTCTGCTCGGTGCGCTCCCGCTTGACGGCGGTGCGCTTGCGCTGGATCCTGCAGGGCTCCTGAGCCTGGTCAGTACTGACACGACGATCAATGACATTATCGCCGCGGCGAAAACACTCCCGGTCCTCAGTGCACTTCCGCTGGATGAGCTGATGGCAACGAAACTGAGCGTCGCGCAGCTGATGGACATCATTAATGCGCTGCCGATCCCCGCGCCGGTCTCTACAGTGCTGACGACAGTACTCGGTGCGGTACCGGATCTGAACCTTCCGGCACTGTCACTGAACGATATCCTTGCCCTGCCGGGTGAAGTCCTGCCGTTCGGTCTCGATCCGATGGATACAAGCGTGAACGGTCTGCTGACGACATCCGTCAATATGCTGGCACTGCTGGAATCTGTAGCGCACGGCCTGAATGCTGAAGGTGCATCGTTCCTGCTCAACGCTGCGGTCGTTATGCCGATCGTCACGACGATCGACAAGCTCGGCGGTTTTGGCATCCTCGGCGGTCTCATGACCAACGTCCCGTACCTGACGCAGACGCTGCCGCTGTCCGACCTGAGCGGTCTGCTTGTAAACGGTAACCCGCTCAGCGCGCTTGACCTGGCGAACCTGACAAGCCTGCTTGATACGATCCTCGGCAGCGGCGATCCGACCGGTGTCCTCGAAGCGATCCTCGGAACGCTGACAGCAGGCGGTCTCGACGGCCTGCTTGGCAGCCTGCTCGGTACCGTGAGCGACCTGCTCGGCGGAAACCTGCTTGGTGATCTGCTGAATACGCTGACAGGTCTGCTCGGCGGCGACCTTGCCGGCACGATTACGTCACTGCTCGGAAGCCTGACAACGGATCCGACGGCGATCCTGCAGACGCTCCTGAGCCTTCTGAACGCTCAGAACCTGGCGCTGCCGCTCTAACACCAACCTCTTACCATCCATCCGCAGCATGACCTGCTGCGGGTAGGATTCGTCTATACATTTCTTTACTTTCCCTCCTCCGAAAAATCGTTTTCAGCTCCTTGAATTCCGAAAATATTGCCTGATATCACAATATGAAATGTTGTTATAATCGATACTAATTTCTTTGTTTAACTTCAGCTTTGTGTGCTATTATTAATTGAATTTTCCCAAGTATTTTGCACGGGGAGAACGGCGCGAAGCGGCCTTAAACGAGGGAACAGCTTCACGAATGAAGGAGTATATAATGCAATTGTTCTTGCAAACGAAGAGGGGGTTGGCACTCTTCCTCGGCACGATCATGATGATCATGCTGGCGGGTTGCGGTGCGGACAGTGTTTTTGACAACAATGTCAAAGGCAGTGGTCTTACGGTGGATGTTAAACCTGCCGATGGGACAACAA is a genomic window of Sulfurimonas sp. HSL1-2 containing:
- the ffh gene encoding signal recognition particle protein, which produces MFDTLTDSFTSAIKKIRFHDDEKALKKALAELKKALLKADVHHKVVKELIERVELDTKKAGIGKDQFLDAMRFTLHDLLKTEGHQGFVFAANPPTVILMTGLQGSGKTTTTGKLATYLKEQKKKKVLIVAADLQRMAAVEQLRQITAQIGVDLYEDEATKNPVEVVTAAMAKAKNSLYDVVLVDTAGRLAIDEELMSELKQVRDAAKPSEIFYVADSMTGQDAVRTAQSFKEQIGIDGVILSKYDGDAKGGVALGIASQVQVPLRFIGAGEKMADLEVFLPDRIVNRLMGLGDIEGLAEKASSVIDEKQAKKLTQKIKKGQFNFNDFLEQMESMKKLGSMKSLLGMIPGMGDMSKALKDFDLENSQELKQIKALVSSMTHKERENPDLLNNSRKQRLAKGAGMDQMDVNRILKQFKNAAKMAKKFSGKKGMQDLQNMMSQMQGGKFPR